A genome region from Hevea brasiliensis isolate MT/VB/25A 57/8 chromosome 9, ASM3005281v1, whole genome shotgun sequence includes the following:
- the LOC110639574 gene encoding putative glycine-rich cell wall structural protein 1, with protein sequence MEIVREIGVFLFLAVLFSPFLVIELHGLIEETNGVAQFNTTIASPLLSHGSSDIAKDANSTKEVQYNSKSNMNNGRRGGGGGGGGGSGGGGGGDGGSGSGNGKGKNKEHKRKRGKMSGGGGGGGGGGGNGGGGGGGGGGGGNGGGGGGGGNGNGHGWGGGNGGGGGGGGGGGGGGGEGGGWGWGGGSGGGGNQQGGCWGWGCGGHPKKSIGS encoded by the coding sequence ATGGAGATTGTGAGAGAAATCGGAGTTTTTTTGTTTCTTGCTGTGTTGTTTAGCCCATTTTTGGTTATTGAGCTGCATGGTTTAATAGAGGAAACAAATGGTGTTGCTCAGTTTAACACTACTATTGCAAGCCCTTTGCTTTCACATGGAAGCAGCGATATTGCTAAAGATGCAAACTCGACTAAGGAAGTTCAATATAATAGCAAAAGTAATATGAATAATGGTcggagaggaggaggaggagggggaggtggTGGTAGCGGTGGGGGAGGTGGAGGTGACGGTGGAAGTGGCAGTGGTAATGGGAAAGGAAAAAATAAagaacataaaagaaaaagaggaaaaatGAGCGGCGGGGGTGGCGGTGGTGGTGGAGGAGGTGGCAATGGCGGTGGTGGGGGTGGGGGTGGGGGTGGTGGCGGCAATGGGGGTGGGGGAGGTGGTGGAGGAAATGGTAATGGCCATGGTTGGGGTGGAGGAAATGGGGGCGGGGgtggaggaggtggaggaggaggaggaggaggaggtgaAGGTGGAGGTTGGGGTTGGGGAGGAGGCAGCGGTGGAGGTGGAAATCAGCAGGGAGGGTGTTGGGGATGGGGATGTGGTGGACACCCAAAAAAATCAATTGGAAGTTGA
- the LOC110639573 gene encoding LRR receptor-like serine/threonine-protein kinase FLS2, whose translation MEIPMHTKTFSFVFLLFFSPLVSKACHPVDKEALLDFKHRIISDPSELLNSWTVSSNCCTSWDGVACDVSGRVVNVSRPGLVSGNDFIEDTYMSGTLSLYLGNLSSLQLLDLSNLKDLKGPIPREFGKLSQLTYLFLDSNKLTGSIPMTFGYLSQMKKLYLSDNFISGSVPASVARHWTSVSELGLSGNLLSGPIPSTIGKWIMITKIDLHGNNFSGRIPAGIGNLKNLKFLDLSENKIGGSIPPSIGGLSELILLYLNENHLTGRIPSSISGLTSMQFCRLSDNKLTGTLPPSIGQLARIQRLILENNKLTGKLPATIGHLTTLTDIFFSNNHFTGKIPSSFGNLLNLQTLDLSRNQLSGQLPPQLAKLQRLQTLDLSFNPLGLVEIPNWFQELKLFRLILAKTGIEGQLPHWLASSSLSVLDLSSNSLSGELPHWIGKMTSLSFLNLSNNGFRSSIPVEFKNLSLLMDLDLHSNKFTGGLNVIFSKEVQYPLGHFNSIDLSNNMFSGAIEDNIGERPAMASITALILSHNKLGGSIPNSIGKMNELQVLKLVNNGLSGKIPVELGDAKKLSTILISRNKLIGAIPEKVINLNELKEFDVSSNRLRGRIPTHKAIIPVSAFKNNPGLCGAPLPPC comes from the coding sequence ATGGAGATTCCTATGCATACCAAAACCTTCTCATTTGTGTTCCTTCTCTTCTTCTCACCATTAGTCTCCAAGGCATGCCACCCAGTTGATAAAGAAGCATTACTTGATTTCAAGCACAGAATCATCTCTGACCCTTCAGAACTATTGAATTCTTGGACagtttcttctaattgctgcacTTCTTGGGATGGTGTAGCTTGCGATGTTTCAGGGAGAGTAGTCAATGTCTCTCGCCCTGGTCTTGTTTCAGGCAATGACTTCATTGAAGACACATATATGAGTGGAACTTTATCCCTATATCTGGGAAATTTGTCTAGTCTTCAACTTCTAGACCTGAGTAATCTCAAGGACTTGAAGGGACCAATACCACGAGAATTTGGCAAGTTATCACAGCTTACTTATCTCTTTCTTGATTCAAACAAGCTCACTGGTTCAATACCCATGACCTTTGGGTACCTTTCTCAGATGAAGAAGCTGTATCTCAGTGACAATTTTATATCTGGTAGTGTCCCTGCATCAGTTGCCAGGCATTGGACATCTGTATCAGAACTTGGTTTATCAGGGAATTTACTGTCTGGGCCAATTCCCTCTACAATTGGGAAGTGGATCATGATAACCAAGATTGATCTTCACGGTAACAACTTTTCTGGTAGAATTCCTGCAGGAATTGGCAACCTGAAGAATCTGAAATTTCTTGATTTATCTGAAAACAAAATAGGTGGAAGCATTCCACCATCCATCGGTGGACTTTCTGAACTAATACTACTATATCTCAATGAAAATCATCTAACAGGAAGAATTCCTTCTTCCATATCTGGACTCACATCTATGCAATTCTGCCGTTTATCAGACAACAAGCTGACAGGTACTTTGCCACCATCAATAGGCCAGCTCGCAAGGATCCAAAGACTAATCCTTGAGAACAACAAGCTTACTGGGAAACTGCCTGCAACCATTGGTCATCTGACAACTCTTACTGATATATTCTTCTCCAACAACCATTTTACAGGCAAGATCCCTTCAAGTTTTGGCAATTTACTCAATCTTCAAACACTGGATTTATCAAGAAACCAACTCTCTGGTCAACTTCCACCTCAGCTGGCTAAATTACAGAGACTACAGACTTTGGATTTGTCATTTAATCCTCTTGGACTAGTTGAAATACCAAACTGGTTCCAGGAGTTAAAGCTTTTCCGCCTTATTTTGGCAAAGACTGGAATTGAAGGGCAGCTGCCACACTGGCTGGCTTCATCATCCTTATCTGTTCTTGACTTGTCAAGCAACTCATTATCAGGGGAATTACCTCATTggattggtaaaatgactagccTTTCATTTCTCAACTTATCAAACAATGGCTTTCGTTCATCAATTCCCGTTGAATTCAAGAACCTCTCCCTTCTGATGGATCTTGACCTTCATTCCAACAAGTTCACTGGCGGTCTGAATGTGATTTTCTCTAAAGAAGTCCAATACCCACTAGGCCATTTTAACTCCATTGATCTTTCCAACAATATGTTCTCTGGGGCAATTGAAGATAACATTGGAGAGAGACCTGCAATGGCTTCGATTACTGCTCTGATTTTATCTCACAACAAGTTGGGAGGTTCAATACCAAATTCAATTGGGAAAATGAACGAATTGCAGGTACTAAAGCTGGTAAACAATGGCCTGTCTGGGAAGATACCTGTGGAGCTTGGAGATGCCAAGAAGTTGTCAACGATTTTAATTTCAAGGAACAAATTGATTGGTGCTATACCTGAGAAGGTAATAAATCTGAACGAGCTAAAAGAGTTTGATGTTTCCAGTAACAGACTGAGAGGAAGGATCCCTACACACAAAGCCATTATTCCTGTATCTGCATTCAAGAATAATCCTGGTTTGTGTGGAGCTCCACTTCCTCCCTGTTAA